The following are encoded in a window of Dehalococcoidales bacterium genomic DNA:
- the hpt gene encoding hypoxanthine phosphoribosyltransferase, producing the protein MNIGNIEKDNVFADSSEIEAAVERLAVRIRQDYKNKKILLIGVLKGSFIFLADLARKMEIDTEIDFIGLSSYGKNRISSGSVRLYYEPKIEVAGRDVVLVEDIVDTGLSTAFAINYLNNRKAKSIKLCALLDKKCRREVEVNIDYTGFIAPDRFLVGYGLDYNESYRNLRNIIILGEE; encoded by the coding sequence ATGAATATAGGTAATATAGAAAAAGACAACGTATTTGCCGATTCAAGCGAAATTGAAGCAGCAGTCGAAAGGCTGGCAGTCCGTATCAGGCAGGATTATAAAAATAAAAAAATACTTCTTATTGGCGTGTTAAAAGGAAGTTTTATTTTTCTTGCTGATCTAGCAAGAAAAATGGAAATCGATACAGAAATAGATTTTATTGGACTATCAAGCTATGGAAAGAACCGGATCAGTTCTGGTTCAGTTAGACTGTATTACGAGCCGAAAATCGAAGTTGCCGGGCGAGATGTGGTTTTGGTAGAAGACATCGTTGATACTGGGCTTTCTACTGCCTTTGCTATCAATTATCTAAACAATCGAAAAGCAAAAAGTATAAAACTGTGCGCTTTGCTAGATAAAAAATGTCGAAGGGAAGTAGAAGTCAACATAGATTACACTGGTTTTATTGCGCCGGACCGGTTTCTGGTGGGATACGGATTGGACTATAACGAAAGTTATCGTAATTTACGTAATATAATAATTTTAGGAGAGGAATAA